The following coding sequences are from one Tolumonas lignilytica window:
- the thiH gene encoding 2-iminoacetate synthase ThiH has product MSFYDEWEKLDWETQQQWILQQSDADVERALARCSRPGKRELADFVALISPAAEKYLLPMTELSQKLTRQRFGNTINMYLPLYLANLCANDCTYCGFSMSNKIKRKVLSLEEIDQECQVIRQMGFKSLLLVTGEHERKSGMDYFREVFPVIKPYVSYLMMEVQPLSTEEYRELVSIGLDGVMVYQETYHEPTYDEHHLRGKKKDFRWRLETPDRLGEAGVDKIGLGALLGLGDWRTDSLMVARHLQYLRKTYWQSRYSISFPRLRPCTGGFQPEYPMSDRQLLQLISAYRLFDPEVELSLSTRERPEFRDFLMKTGITTMSAGSKTQPGGYVDGKPELEQFAVSDERSAEQVASVIQHQGMEVIWQESSPQRWTNLQN; this is encoded by the coding sequence ATGAGTTTTTACGACGAATGGGAAAAACTCGACTGGGAAACGCAACAACAGTGGATTTTGCAGCAATCTGATGCAGATGTAGAACGGGCACTGGCGCGTTGTTCTCGCCCAGGTAAACGTGAGTTGGCCGACTTTGTGGCGCTCATTTCACCGGCGGCTGAAAAATATCTGCTGCCAATGACCGAGCTATCGCAGAAACTGACCCGTCAGCGGTTCGGTAATACCATCAACATGTATCTACCACTTTATCTGGCCAATCTGTGCGCCAATGATTGCACATATTGTGGCTTCTCCATGAGCAACAAGATCAAACGTAAAGTGCTGTCGTTGGAAGAAATTGACCAAGAGTGTCAGGTTATTCGCCAGATGGGCTTTAAATCGTTGTTGTTGGTGACAGGAGAGCATGAACGTAAATCCGGCATGGATTATTTTCGGGAAGTGTTTCCGGTCATCAAACCTTATGTTTCTTATCTGATGATGGAAGTGCAGCCGCTTTCTACAGAGGAGTATCGTGAACTGGTCAGCATCGGGTTGGATGGGGTCATGGTGTATCAGGAAACCTACCACGAGCCGACCTATGATGAGCATCATTTACGTGGGAAGAAAAAAGACTTCCGCTGGCGGCTGGAAACCCCGGATCGCTTGGGGGAGGCGGGGGTGGACAAAATCGGTCTGGGCGCTTTGCTGGGATTAGGCGATTGGCGTACTGACAGTTTGATGGTCGCGCGGCATTTACAATATCTGCGCAAGACGTACTGGCAGAGTCGTTATTCGATCTCGTTTCCACGTTTGCGGCCTTGTACGGGCGGTTTTCAGCCTGAATATCCGATGAGTGATCGCCAGTTACTGCAACTTATCAGTGCCTATCGTCTGTTTGACCCCGAGGTCGAACTTTCTCTTTCCACCAGAGAACGGCCTGAGTTCCGGGATTTCCTGATGAAAACGGGTATTACCACCATGAGTGCCGGATCTAAGACCCAGCCGGGTGGTTATGTTGACGGCAAGCCGGAACTGGAACAATTTGCTGTCAGTGATGAACGAAGTGCTGAACAGGTGGCTTCAGTGATTCAACACCAAGGCATGGAGGTTATCTGGCAGGAGTCCAGTCCTCAACGTTGGACTAATTTGCAGAATTAG
- a CDS encoding STAS domain-containing protein: MPVITYTMNQTLVLTIDGELNNDMVEEIRPIIDSLIQKHTDVLVDMSSVCFIDSAGIGSLIYLYKQLQSNGRRMRVICKQGQPRDLLSILHIDRTITCYQNVRDFLADVSAEQAAMDTRYSSMAM, from the coding sequence ATGCCAGTCATTACATACACTATGAATCAGACGCTGGTGCTCACAATCGACGGCGAATTAAATAATGATATGGTTGAAGAAATCAGACCAATCATTGACTCCCTGATCCAAAAACACACCGACGTTTTAGTGGACATGAGTTCAGTGTGTTTTATTGATTCTGCCGGTATCGGATCGCTTATTTATCTCTATAAACAACTCCAGTCTAACGGCCGTCGTATGCGCGTGATATGTAAACAGGGGCAACCTCGCGACCTGCTTTCGATATTGCATATCGATCGCACTATTACATGCTATCAAAACGTGCGTGATTTCTTGGCTGATGTATCTGCCGAACAAGCAGCGATGGATACGCGCTATTCATCAATGGCAATGTAG
- the mtgA gene encoding monofunctional biosynthetic peptidoglycan transglycosylase — protein MLLTACRNFLSFENLSWKMWLKKLLILCVAWFFLWHLSIALRIVSYNWFDPSSTAFMDEQMAILQLENPAIKKRQTWVPYPSISNSLKRALIAAEDAKFLDHDGFDWDGIENAWEKNLAKGKIVAGGSTISQQLAKNLFLSANKTPWRKLDEAVITVMLETILDKQRIYELYLNVIEWGSGIYGAEAAAQYYFGIPAKKLTASQSAYLAAMVTNPRFYQTHRRSAHLLHKAGVILKRMHQSDIPD, from the coding sequence ATGTTGCTGACTGCATGTCGTAATTTTCTGAGCTTTGAAAATCTGTCGTGGAAAATGTGGCTGAAAAAGCTACTGATCCTTTGTGTTGCCTGGTTTTTCCTCTGGCACCTGAGTATTGCGTTACGCATAGTCAGTTATAACTGGTTCGATCCATCATCCACCGCCTTCATGGATGAACAGATGGCGATATTGCAACTGGAAAACCCCGCGATAAAAAAACGTCAAACATGGGTGCCTTATCCATCCATATCAAATTCATTAAAACGAGCATTGATTGCGGCTGAAGATGCCAAATTTCTGGATCACGATGGTTTTGACTGGGATGGCATTGAAAACGCGTGGGAAAAAAATCTGGCTAAAGGAAAAATCGTAGCGGGCGGTTCGACCATCAGTCAGCAATTAGCTAAAAATTTGTTTTTAAGTGCAAACAAAACACCATGGCGCAAATTGGATGAAGCCGTAATCACCGTCATGTTGGAGACCATTCTGGATAAACAGCGGATCTATGAATTATATTTGAACGTGATTGAATGGGGTTCCGGTATCTATGGGGCAGAAGCTGCTGCTCAATATTACTTTGGTATTCCGGCAAAGAAACTGACGGCCTCACAGTCAGCATATCTAGCTGCGATGGTCACTAATCCTCGATTTTACCAGACCCACAGGCGGTCCGCCCATTTGTTGCATAAAGCCGGGGTTATTCTCAAAAGAATGCATCAATCCGACATTCCCGATTGA